The following proteins come from a genomic window of Alosa sapidissima isolate fAloSap1 chromosome 22, fAloSap1.pri, whole genome shotgun sequence:
- the LOC121697480 gene encoding small integral membrane protein 30-like: MAPTLESFAVAMYSLLVFMAIIPSAAAIDGGDAVALLLGMTITVVGFCACLGWYARKRNGQF; this comes from the coding sequence ATGGCTCCCACGTTGGAGTCCTTTGCTGTAGCTATGTACTCGTTACTTGTATTTATGGCAATAATACCGTCGGCTGCAGCAATTGACGGTGGCGATGCAGTGGCGCTGCTACTCGGAATGACCATTACTGTGGTAGGCTTCTGTGCCTGCTTGGGGTGGTATGCGCGGAAAAGAAATGGACAGTTTTGA
- the gpr85 gene encoding probable G protein-coupled receptor 85 encodes MIPPSMANYSHAGDHNILQNVSPLATFLKLTSLGFIIGVGVVGNLLISILLVKDKSLHRAPYYFLLDLCASDILRSAICFPFVFTSVKNGSAWTYGTLTCKVIAFLGVLSCFHTAFMLFCVSVTRYLAIAHHRFYTKRLTFWTCLAVICMVWTLSVAMAFPPVLDVGTYSFIREEDQCTFQHRSFRANDSLGFMLLLALILLATQLVYLKLIFFVHDRRKMKPVQFVPAVSQNWTFHGPGASGQAAANWLAGFGRGPTPPTLLGIRQNSNAAGRRRLLVLDEFKTEKRISRMFYIMTFFFLALWGPYLVACYWRVFAGGPVVPAGYLTAAVWMSFAQAGVNPFICIFSNRELRRCFSTTLLYCRKSRLPREPYCVI; translated from the coding sequence ATGATCCCTCCATCTATGGCGAACTATAGCCATGCAGGGGACCACAACATCTTGCAGAATGTCTCTCCTCTCGCCACATTCCTCAAACTGACCTCCCTGGGGTTCATCATTGGCGTCGGCGTCGTGGGAAACCTGCTCATCTCCATCCTGCTTGTCAAAGACAAGAGCCTGCACCGGGCGCCCTACTACTTCCTGCTGGACCTGTGCGCCTCGGACATCCTGCGCTCAGCAATCTGCTTCCCCTTTGTGTTCACCTCGGTCAAGAATGGCTCGGCCTGGACGTACGGCACGCTCACCTGCAAAGTGATCGCCTTCCTGGGCGTGCTCTCGTGCTTCCACACGGCCTTCATGCTGTTCTGTGTGAGCGTCACGCGCTACCTGGCCATTGCTCACCACCGCTTTTACACCAAGCGGCTTACCTTCTGGACGTGCCTGGCCGTCATCTGCATGGTCTGGACGCTGTCGGTGGCCATGGCCTTCCCGCCGGTGCTGGACGTGGGGACGTACTCGTTCATCCGCGAGGAGGACCAGTGCACGTTCCAGCACCGCTCGTTCCGCGCCAACGACTCGCTGGGATTCATGCTCCTGCTGGCCCTCATCCTGCTCGCCACGCAGCTGGTCTACCTCAAGCTCATCTTCTTCGTGCACGACCGCCGGAAGATGAAGCCCGTCCAGTTTGTGCCCGCCGTCAGCCAGAACTGGACCTTCCACGGCCCCGGCGCCAGCGGCCAGGCGGCCGCCAACTGGCTGGCCGGCTTCGGGCGCGGACCCACCCCACCCACTCTGCTCGGGATCCGCCAGAACAGCAACGCGGCAGGCCGGCGCCGGCTCCTGGTGCTGGACGAGTTCAAGACGGAGAAGCGGATCAGCCGGATGTTCTACATCATGACGTTCTTCTTCCTGGCGCTCTGGGGGCCCTACCTGGTGGCCTGCTACTGGCGGGTTTTCGCTGGCGGACCGGTGGTGCCCGCCGGCTACCTGACTGCCGCCGTCTGGATGAGTTTCGCCCAGGCAGGGGTCAACCCcttcatctgcattttctccaACAGGGAGCTCCGGCGCTGTTTCAGCACCACCTTGCTCTACTGCAGAAAATCCAGGTTACCTAGGGAACCCTATTGTGTTATATGA